The window CGCCCTCGGCCGATCCCACGGGGCGGCTCGTTGTCCGTATCCTTGTTTTTCTGTTTGAGAAGACCCGGCGGGAACCCGGGAGCACTATGAGTGGATAAAGCGGGCGTTGGGGAAGGGGATGGTGTGGCGAAGGGCCCGTGTTTGGCCGATCGCATGATGGCGCCCAGACCTCGACCGCCCGGATGCAGGTTGTAGAGACGATAGGCATGGCCCCATCCGATCTGACGGCCCAGCATCAGCGCCTGTGCCAGGGTCAGATCGTTGGTAGGATCCCGATCCGTTCGAGAGGCCAGGACCAGCTGCAGCGCCCGGGCGATCTCGCCGTAACCGAAGCCCTGGGCGTGAAGCGCCATCAGATCGGCGGCGGAGATCGTCACGGTGATCCCCGCCTGAGAGAATGTCTGGCTGATCCATCGCGCCAGGGCCAGGGCCACGGGATGAACCCGGGTGGCCGGAAGCGTGGGCGTGAGGGTTGGAGAGGGCGTCGGTGTCCGGATGGGTGTGGGCGTCGAAGTCGGCGTCGCGGTCGGCGTGGGGGTGGGTTCCTCCTCCAGGGGTGTGGCCCCCACTCCCCGCGCGATCGCCCACCCCAATCCCAGGGCCAGCGCGATCCCTAACGAAACACCAACCACAGTAGCGAAAATCCGTCGCATGGTGAACGCCTCCTGTTCAGGAATGGGAAGGGATCCGGTTCAACGAAGGAAGGGGATCAGGATTCTTCGCTGTGGATGGGGACCATCACACCGGATCCCGGTCCTGCCCATAAGAGGTCAGATGGATCCAACAATTTGGCTCATAACATGAACCGCTGAAACCATCCAGGAAGATACGCGTGACATTTTTTACTTTCTATGCGGTTTCATAGGAGGATGGGGGATGGGCTTACTCACCCCTCATCCCGAGGAGAAACGCTGGATCGCCCGGGCGCGGAAGGGGGACCCGGAGGCGGTGGCGGCCCTTTACCAGCATTACGCCGATGGGATCTACCGCTATCTTCTCTATCGCGTCGGCGATGCGGAGCTGGCGGAGGATCTCACCGCGGATGTGTTCCTGAAGATGATTGAGGACCTGCCGCGGTATGAGGAGCGAGGCCTTCCTTTCGGCGCCTGGCTGTTCCGGATCGCCCGGGCGCGTCTCATCGACCACTGGCGGCGGCAGCATCGGCGTCCGACGGTGGCCCTGGATAACACGGAAACCGGGCCGCAGCCGATCCAGGATATCCCGGAGGATGA is drawn from Thermoflexus sp. and contains these coding sequences:
- a CDS encoding sigma-70 family RNA polymerase sigma factor, which translates into the protein MGLLTPHPEEKRWIARARKGDPEAVAALYQHYADGIYRYLLYRVGDAELAEDLTADVFLKMIEDLPRYEERGLPFGAWLFRIARARLIDHWRRQHRRPTVALDNTETGPQPIQDIPEDEIATSEMIERALRVLTEEQREVVVLRFLVGMSLEEVARAMGKSVGAVKALQHRALAALARYLEKMR